The DNA region TATGAAAGCCAAATGTATAGCCCTTACCCTCGCCTAAAAAGCCTGAGGCAAAGGTGCTAAACTCATAAGGTTCATAATCCTTATGAAAACTCAAAAGCTCTCTATCTCGCATAGCATCTAAACTAGCGTGCGGTAGTGATAAATAGCTCATTCTAATGCCCTTATCCGTATCGTCTAAAATGCCTCGCATAATGTCGGCATTATAGGAACTTACGGCAAAGAAATTTTTTATCGCTTTAGCCATTCTAAATCTAGTCGTTGAAACACCTATAATATCACCTAAAGCTAGACTCCTTAATAAGGCTCTTCCATTAGCACTTGCACTATTTCCATAGACAAGCTTTTCAAGCTGCTCGACTTTAGCGGGCGGATTTGAGCCACCGCCACTTCCACCCCCTGAGCCGCCACCCCCTCCTGTGCTAGGACAGGTTAAATTTTGTCCTACCATACCTACGATGATAGAGCCATCGGGACAGGATAAGGTTTGAGTCATATTTGAGCCGCCGTTGATTGCTATATTTGTATTGCCGCTGATATTTCCTGTGATAAGCTGTAAATTTCCTTGCTGATTTATCCCTGTAATGTCGGCTTTAATATCACCCTGATTATTAAGTCCGCTTCCCTGAACTTCCAATTTCCCAAAATTTCCATTATTATCTGCTTTAAAGTCAATGGCTGAATTTGCTTTATTTTCCATACCACCCTTGACTACAACGCTACCGCCTTGTATAGAAAGACTTGAATTTGTTTTATTTTGCGTATCGTTAAAACTCTCATTTGTTAGCTTTCCCTCTATGGTAATGCTACCTCCCTCATTGACGATTTTACCATTGCCGCAAGTGCCAAGTTTATCGCAAATATCAAGGCTATTAGAACCTCCGTCAAAAGAGCCATTACTTACATCACCTTTTATGGTGATTGTTCCGCCTTTATTTGTAAGAGTAGCTAAGCCAAGCTCATTGCCTAAAGTTCCTTTTTCTACACCTTTTACAATAAGAGATTTTGCGGTAAAAGTGCTGTTTTCAATATTTGCATTTTGTGTAAAAATAACCTTATCGTCTATATCTACCTTAGAATTATTTCTTGCTGTAAATTCCCCTGAAGTGCTAAAACCACCTATGGTATTTTTAATTTCTAAGGTGCTATTATCTAAAGATATAGCTTTGTGGCTGGAAAAACCTTTGCCTGCTTTATTATTACCGACAAAAATAAGTTTAGCCTGATTGCTTAAGGTCATACCATCGGCGATAAAATAATCAAAATTTTTAATGTCAAAAGTTCCGCCATTTTGCACAAAAGTCCCAAAATAAATCGGCACATCTTTATCACCCGGCTTGTTTTCAGGCTGTGTTCCCGTGGGTGGATTTTGTCGCGTGATGGTAAGGGTATGCCCATTTCCGTTGAGAGTAAAGTCATAGCCACCACTAGAGCCATTATAATTAAAAGCACAAGATTGAGGGAAGGAACAATCAATAATGGCATTGTGATTTTCATCACTTGTTAAAGTTATGGTAGGTGGAGTAAATTTCCCAGTATAATCCGCATAAGAATAGATAGCACAAAATACACTTAAAGATAGAATTTTTTTCATTATTAATTCCCTTTTAAAAATTTAAATTGCGGATTATACAAAAAAAAAAAAATGATTGCTAAAAATTTTCAAAATTGATTAAAAATTTGAAATGTAATAAGACTTTTTAAATCCTAAATTAAACAAATTTTAAAGTTTTATTAACAAAAATTAAAAAAATTTAGGATTTTAAGGCTAAATCTACAAATAATATTTTATAATACGGCTTTTATGATTTAATTTTAAGGAGAGTCGATGCACCCAGGTAATGTGTTGAACTACGACTATACGGTAGCGAAATACTTTATGTTTGCGACCATATTGTTTGGAATTGTAGGTATGGCGATAGGAACGCTCATAGCATTTCAAATGGCATATCCTGACCTAAACTACTTAGCAGGGGAATACGCCACTTTTTCAAGACTTAGACCTTTGCATACTTCAGGCGTCATTTTTGGCTTTATGCTTTCAGGGATTTGGGCTACTTGGTATTATATAGGACAACGCGTTCTTAAGGTATCTATGGCAGAATCGGCGTTTTTAATGGCAGTAGGCAAACTTCACTTTTGGCTTTATATGATAACGATGATTTTAGCAGTCATTAGCCTCTTTTTAGGCGTAAGCACTTCTAAAGAATATGCCGAGCTTGAGTGGCCCTTGGATATTTTAGTTGTTTTAGTGTGGGTTTTATGGGGTGTAAGCATTTTTGGGCTTGTAGGAATACGCCGTGAAAAAACTCTTTATATCTCTCTTTGGTATTACATTGCAACCTTTTTGGGTATAGCTATGCTCTATCTTTTTAACAATATGGCAGTGCCGACTTATTTTGTAACAGGGCTTGGAAACTGGTGGCATAGTGTTTCTATGTATGCTGGGACAAATGATGCCTTAGTGCAGTGGTGGTATGGGCATAATGCCGTTGCCTTTGTT from Campylobacter upsaliensis includes:
- a CDS encoding autotransporter outer membrane beta-barrel domain-containing protein, which gives rise to MKKILSLSVFCAIYSYADYTGKFTPPTITLTSDENHNAIIDCSFPQSCAFNYNGSSGGYDFTLNGNGHTLTITRQNPPTGTQPENKPGDKDVPIYFGTFVQNGGTFDIKNFDYFIADGMTLSNQAKLIFVGNNKAGKGFSSHKAISLDNSTLEIKNTIGGFSTSGEFTARNNSKVDIDDKVIFTQNANIENSTFTAKSLIVKGVEKGTLGNELGLATLTNKGGTITIKGDVSNGSFDGGSNSLDICDKLGTCGNGKIVNEGGSITIEGKLTNESFNDTQNKTNSSLSIQGGSVVVKGGMENKANSAIDFKADNNGNFGKLEVQGSGLNNQGDIKADITGINQQGNLQLITGNISGNTNIAINGGSNMTQTLSCPDGSIIVGMVGQNLTCPSTGGGGGSGGGSGGGSNPPAKVEQLEKLVYGNSASANGRALLRSLALGDIIGVSTTRFRMAKAIKNFFAVSSYNADIMRGILDDTDKGIRMSYLSLPHASLDAMRDRELLSFHKDYEPYEFSTFASGFLGEGKGYTFGFHINHYKEAYEHLLRFELDYGYSSLHKRDDYHKASSKGDLFGVGISQHYEFDDRLSTNNRIYLGVGLFDTSRTMVFPAFNLNSTGDYNFYQLSMQNLLNYNYVYNNTFNIKPYVGLEHFYNHRSKIAENGNAVPLESESLNAYNLDVVGGVEFSTYFEKNYLKLNTGLQGAIINTEDYQHFLAGTTKEPLRYKAPYTYKFFINTGSYFYLTPYSVVGLEGFYKNSFNKDEIGYFGGNLVFKLVF